The following proteins come from a genomic window of Salvia hispanica cultivar TCC Black 2014 chromosome 4, UniMelb_Shisp_WGS_1.0, whole genome shotgun sequence:
- the LOC125221677 gene encoding transcriptional corepressor SEUSS-like isoform X2, whose amino-acid sequence MVPQGPPAPLGGGQPVPPSLLRANSGLLGSQGGGNGMPSQNAFPSLVSPRNQFNNMNPIGNVPNVSMLHQSFGNGAPRSGPGITQRGLLDGGAESDPLSGIGNGMGYNQPSSSYMSSPMALNPNSSGQAQGQQQFSNNSSGQMLMDQQQAQQIDAQNFQHNQQQFSAPSNTQQQQQQQQYQGMHAGLGGGGHLKLEPQVTNEQAPQQLQTMRNLGPVKLEPQQLHNMRGLGPVKMAPQQSDSSLFMHQQHQQHHLLSRQSSQAGAAAQILQQQRLMQIQQHQLLKSMPQQRSQLQSQFQNQNLPIRPPVKPVYEPGTCARRLTHYMYQQQHRPEDNSIEFWRKFVAEYFVPNAKKKWCVSMYGSGRQTNGVFPQDIWHCEICNRRPGRGFEATAEVLPRLFKIKYESGTLEELLYVDMPREYQNSSGQIVLDYAKAIQESVFEQLRVVRDGQLRIVFSPDLKICSWEFCARRHEELIPRRLLIPQVSQLGAAAQKCQAATSNTSSSSSVSELQNNCNTFVASARQLAKALEVPLVNDLGYTKRYVRCLQISEVVNSMKDLIDYSRGTGTGPMESLTKFPQRTKAGFQGQPQRNEGQQQEQMMGQNASNPGQAAVMQLAAASNGMPSVSNTTNTGPTTSSTGNIAVLLHQNSINSRHQNPVSNANSPHGGGISVQMQSPGSSITMRQSQSAPSPFQSPGPSSSNNPQPSPYGGGLSGAPANSPNVSMQQPSLSGDADAHDSQSSVQKIIHDMMMSSQLGGAGMMGTGATSGDMKNVNGMSSANNSAAMNGINSLAGHGVATGNHSMGGVGFGSLSNGHGQSTLANGVRSAVGNNTMPVNGRLGLPMTREQSLSQQQDLGSQLHNGMGTVNGFHDLQFDWKSSP is encoded by the exons ATGGTGCCGCAGGGGCCTCCAGCCCCACTTGGTGGAGGCCAGCCAGTTCCACCTTCTTTGTTAAGAGCAAATTCCGGGCTTTTGGGCAGTCAGGGGGGTGGCAATGGCATGCCTTCTCAAAATGCATTTCCATCTCTGGTGTCGCCCCGAAATCAGTTTAATAACATGAACCCGATTGGGAATGTTCCCAATGTGTCTATGCTCCATCAGTCATTTGGAAATGGGGCCCCGCGTTCTGGCCCTGGTATCACCCAGAGAGGGCTTCTTGATGGCGGGGCAGAGTCTGATCCACTTTCTGGCATCGGAAACGGGATGGGATACAATCAGCCTTCCTCATCTTATATGTCTTCACCCATGGCATTGAACCCAAATTCATCCGGTCAAGCTCAAGGCCAGCAGCAGTTCTCAAATAATTCAAGCGGCCAAATGTTGATGGACCAGCAACAAGCTCAGCAGATTGATGCTCAGAATTTCCAACATAATCAGCAGCAGTTTTCTGCTCCGAGCAATACCCAacaacagcagcagcaacagCAATATCAAGGAATGCATGCTGGATTAGGAGGCGGTGGCCATCTTAAGTTGGAACCTCAAGTAACTAATGAGCAAGCACCACAGCAGTTGCAAACTATGCGTAACCTTGGTCCTGTGAAATTGGAACCTCAGCAACTACACAATATGAGAGGCTTGGGTCCTGTCAAGATGGCACCCCAGCAGTCTGACTCGTCTCTGTTTATGCATCAGCAACACCAGCAGCATCACCTCCTGTCAAGACAGTCCTCTCAGGCAGGTGCGGCTGCACAGATTTTGCAACAACAGAGGCTTATGCAAATTCAGCAACATCAACtattaaaatccatgcctcAACAAAGATCCCAGCTGCAATCTCAGTTTCAAAACCAGAATTTGCCTATTAGGCCCCCTGTAAAACCTGTGTATGAGCCTGGAACGTGTGCCAGAAGGCTAACTCATTATATGTACCAGCAGCAACATAGACCTGAA GACAACAGTATTGAGTTCTGGAGGAAATTTGTAGCTGAATATTTTGTACCTAATGCAAAGAAAAAATGGTGTGTCTCAATGTATGGAAGTGGTCGTCAAACTAACGGAGTTTTCCCTCAG GATATTTGGCATTGTGAAATCTGCAATCGCAGGCCTGGTCGTGGATTCG AGGCAACTGCAGAGGTACTGCCCAGactcttcaaaataaaatatgaaagcgGTACTTTAGAAGAACTCCTATATGTCGACATGCCTCGGGAGTATCAGAATTCTTCTGGCCAAATTGTTCTGGATTATGCAAAAGCGATACAGGAGAGCGTCTTTGAGCAACTTCGCGTTGTTCGAGACGGTCAGCTTCGAATTGTTTTCTCTCCTGACCTTAAG ATATGCTCGTGGGAGTTTTGTGCTCGACGTCATGAAGAGCTTATTCCTAGAAGATTGCTGATTCCCCAG GTTAGTCAACTTGGTGCTGCTGCCCAAAAATGCCAGGCTGCTACCTCAAATACATCCTCCAGCTCATCTGTTTCTGAGCTACAAAATAACTGCAATAC GTTTGTGGCTTCAGCTCGTCAGCTTGCTAAAGCATTGGAAGTTCCACTAGTAAACGATTTAGGATATACCAAGAGATATGTGCGGTGCCTGCAG ATATCAGAAGTGGTGAATAGCATGAAAGATCTTATAGATTATAGCCGTGGAACTGGAACAGGTCCTATGG AGAGCTTGACCAAATTTCCTCAAAGAACAAAAGCTGGGTTTCAAGGTCAACCTCAGCGAAATGAGGGTCAGCAGCAGGAGCAAATGATGGGCCAAAATGCAAGCAATCCTGGACAAGCTGCTGTTATGCAACTTGCTGCTGCTAGTAATGGCATGCCAAGTGTGAGTAACACTACAAACACAGGGCCCACAACTTCTTCTACTGGCAACATTGCCGTGCTGCTTCACCAGAATTCGATCAACTCCCGACATCAAAACCCTGTTTCTAATGCAAACAGTCCCCACGGAGGAGGTATTAGTGTACAGATGCAATCCCCGGGCTCTTCAATCACAATGCGACAATCTCAGTCTGCTCCTTCCCCTTTCCAATCACCTGGACCATCATCTTCTAATAACCCACAGCCATCTCCATATGGTGGTGGTTTATCAGGAGCTCCTGCAAACTCACCAAATGTTTCGATGCAACAACCTTCTCTATCTGGTGACGCAGATGCACATGATTCACAAAGCTCGGTACAGAAAATTATACATGACATGATGATGTCTTCACAGCTTGGAGGGGCTGGCATGATGGGTACAGGAGCAACGAGCGGTGACATGAAAAATGTTAATGGAATGTCGTCAGCAAACAACAGTGCTGCTATGAACGGCATCAACAGTTTGGCAGGTCATGGAGTAGCCACTGGCAACCATTCGATGGGTGGTGTGGGATTTGGGAGCCTCAGCAATGGACATGGCCAATCCACCTTGGCAAATGGGGTCCGATCAGCGGTTGGCAATAACACCATGCCCGTGAATGGCAGATTAGGTTTGCCAATGACACGGGAGCAGAGCTTGAGCCAACAACAAGATTTAGGCAGCCAGTTGCATAATGGAATGGGGACAGTCAATGGGTTCCATGATCTTCAGTTTGACTGGAAATCATCTCCTTGA
- the LOC125221677 gene encoding transcriptional corepressor SEUSS-like isoform X1: MSGDKRKMVPQGPPAPLGGGQPVPPSLLRANSGLLGSQGGGNGMPSQNAFPSLVSPRNQFNNMNPIGNVPNVSMLHQSFGNGAPRSGPGITQRGLLDGGAESDPLSGIGNGMGYNQPSSSYMSSPMALNPNSSGQAQGQQQFSNNSSGQMLMDQQQAQQIDAQNFQHNQQQFSAPSNTQQQQQQQQYQGMHAGLGGGGHLKLEPQVTNEQAPQQLQTMRNLGPVKLEPQQLHNMRGLGPVKMAPQQSDSSLFMHQQHQQHHLLSRQSSQAGAAAQILQQQRLMQIQQHQLLKSMPQQRSQLQSQFQNQNLPIRPPVKPVYEPGTCARRLTHYMYQQQHRPEDNSIEFWRKFVAEYFVPNAKKKWCVSMYGSGRQTNGVFPQDIWHCEICNRRPGRGFEATAEVLPRLFKIKYESGTLEELLYVDMPREYQNSSGQIVLDYAKAIQESVFEQLRVVRDGQLRIVFSPDLKICSWEFCARRHEELIPRRLLIPQVSQLGAAAQKCQAATSNTSSSSSVSELQNNCNTFVASARQLAKALEVPLVNDLGYTKRYVRCLQISEVVNSMKDLIDYSRGTGTGPMESLTKFPQRTKAGFQGQPQRNEGQQQEQMMGQNASNPGQAAVMQLAAASNGMPSVSNTTNTGPTTSSTGNIAVLLHQNSINSRHQNPVSNANSPHGGGISVQMQSPGSSITMRQSQSAPSPFQSPGPSSSNNPQPSPYGGGLSGAPANSPNVSMQQPSLSGDADAHDSQSSVQKIIHDMMMSSQLGGAGMMGTGATSGDMKNVNGMSSANNSAAMNGINSLAGHGVATGNHSMGGVGFGSLSNGHGQSTLANGVRSAVGNNTMPVNGRLGLPMTREQSLSQQQDLGSQLHNGMGTVNGFHDLQFDWKSSP; encoded by the exons ATGTCCGGCGACAAA CGGAAAATGGTGCCGCAGGGGCCTCCAGCCCCACTTGGTGGAGGCCAGCCAGTTCCACCTTCTTTGTTAAGAGCAAATTCCGGGCTTTTGGGCAGTCAGGGGGGTGGCAATGGCATGCCTTCTCAAAATGCATTTCCATCTCTGGTGTCGCCCCGAAATCAGTTTAATAACATGAACCCGATTGGGAATGTTCCCAATGTGTCTATGCTCCATCAGTCATTTGGAAATGGGGCCCCGCGTTCTGGCCCTGGTATCACCCAGAGAGGGCTTCTTGATGGCGGGGCAGAGTCTGATCCACTTTCTGGCATCGGAAACGGGATGGGATACAATCAGCCTTCCTCATCTTATATGTCTTCACCCATGGCATTGAACCCAAATTCATCCGGTCAAGCTCAAGGCCAGCAGCAGTTCTCAAATAATTCAAGCGGCCAAATGTTGATGGACCAGCAACAAGCTCAGCAGATTGATGCTCAGAATTTCCAACATAATCAGCAGCAGTTTTCTGCTCCGAGCAATACCCAacaacagcagcagcaacagCAATATCAAGGAATGCATGCTGGATTAGGAGGCGGTGGCCATCTTAAGTTGGAACCTCAAGTAACTAATGAGCAAGCACCACAGCAGTTGCAAACTATGCGTAACCTTGGTCCTGTGAAATTGGAACCTCAGCAACTACACAATATGAGAGGCTTGGGTCCTGTCAAGATGGCACCCCAGCAGTCTGACTCGTCTCTGTTTATGCATCAGCAACACCAGCAGCATCACCTCCTGTCAAGACAGTCCTCTCAGGCAGGTGCGGCTGCACAGATTTTGCAACAACAGAGGCTTATGCAAATTCAGCAACATCAACtattaaaatccatgcctcAACAAAGATCCCAGCTGCAATCTCAGTTTCAAAACCAGAATTTGCCTATTAGGCCCCCTGTAAAACCTGTGTATGAGCCTGGAACGTGTGCCAGAAGGCTAACTCATTATATGTACCAGCAGCAACATAGACCTGAA GACAACAGTATTGAGTTCTGGAGGAAATTTGTAGCTGAATATTTTGTACCTAATGCAAAGAAAAAATGGTGTGTCTCAATGTATGGAAGTGGTCGTCAAACTAACGGAGTTTTCCCTCAG GATATTTGGCATTGTGAAATCTGCAATCGCAGGCCTGGTCGTGGATTCG AGGCAACTGCAGAGGTACTGCCCAGactcttcaaaataaaatatgaaagcgGTACTTTAGAAGAACTCCTATATGTCGACATGCCTCGGGAGTATCAGAATTCTTCTGGCCAAATTGTTCTGGATTATGCAAAAGCGATACAGGAGAGCGTCTTTGAGCAACTTCGCGTTGTTCGAGACGGTCAGCTTCGAATTGTTTTCTCTCCTGACCTTAAG ATATGCTCGTGGGAGTTTTGTGCTCGACGTCATGAAGAGCTTATTCCTAGAAGATTGCTGATTCCCCAG GTTAGTCAACTTGGTGCTGCTGCCCAAAAATGCCAGGCTGCTACCTCAAATACATCCTCCAGCTCATCTGTTTCTGAGCTACAAAATAACTGCAATAC GTTTGTGGCTTCAGCTCGTCAGCTTGCTAAAGCATTGGAAGTTCCACTAGTAAACGATTTAGGATATACCAAGAGATATGTGCGGTGCCTGCAG ATATCAGAAGTGGTGAATAGCATGAAAGATCTTATAGATTATAGCCGTGGAACTGGAACAGGTCCTATGG AGAGCTTGACCAAATTTCCTCAAAGAACAAAAGCTGGGTTTCAAGGTCAACCTCAGCGAAATGAGGGTCAGCAGCAGGAGCAAATGATGGGCCAAAATGCAAGCAATCCTGGACAAGCTGCTGTTATGCAACTTGCTGCTGCTAGTAATGGCATGCCAAGTGTGAGTAACACTACAAACACAGGGCCCACAACTTCTTCTACTGGCAACATTGCCGTGCTGCTTCACCAGAATTCGATCAACTCCCGACATCAAAACCCTGTTTCTAATGCAAACAGTCCCCACGGAGGAGGTATTAGTGTACAGATGCAATCCCCGGGCTCTTCAATCACAATGCGACAATCTCAGTCTGCTCCTTCCCCTTTCCAATCACCTGGACCATCATCTTCTAATAACCCACAGCCATCTCCATATGGTGGTGGTTTATCAGGAGCTCCTGCAAACTCACCAAATGTTTCGATGCAACAACCTTCTCTATCTGGTGACGCAGATGCACATGATTCACAAAGCTCGGTACAGAAAATTATACATGACATGATGATGTCTTCACAGCTTGGAGGGGCTGGCATGATGGGTACAGGAGCAACGAGCGGTGACATGAAAAATGTTAATGGAATGTCGTCAGCAAACAACAGTGCTGCTATGAACGGCATCAACAGTTTGGCAGGTCATGGAGTAGCCACTGGCAACCATTCGATGGGTGGTGTGGGATTTGGGAGCCTCAGCAATGGACATGGCCAATCCACCTTGGCAAATGGGGTCCGATCAGCGGTTGGCAATAACACCATGCCCGTGAATGGCAGATTAGGTTTGCCAATGACACGGGAGCAGAGCTTGAGCCAACAACAAGATTTAGGCAGCCAGTTGCATAATGGAATGGGGACAGTCAATGGGTTCCATGATCTTCAGTTTGACTGGAAATCATCTCCTTGA